Proteins encoded within one genomic window of Ranitomeya variabilis isolate aRanVar5 chromosome 4, aRanVar5.hap1, whole genome shotgun sequence:
- the LOC143766248 gene encoding uncharacterized protein LOC143766248 yields MDLDKKKMGERLLQLTLEIVLRLTGEDYKVVKKISSERCRAAVSEGWGRSLRHEDINDQKILDLTYKMIELLTGEVSIRYQDVSVYFSMEEWEYLEEHKDVYKDVMLEFPQPLTSPVLSSKRTTPERCPHHLLPQDCEQEDPNVPQDHQAEDLTHINTTEIYVRGDEGCKEAIPTENRPDDCIRRSEVQLTASIFKSDELEIPRDTIEEIVITSDIPSSLHSKDLSTDLSKLVLTSHSLQITKHNKSQKRGIKKQTALKAKKPITHSQYGNSLPLKISFVKHHKIHTEEKRFPCSKCERYFNYKSDLVRHERIHTGEKPYSCSECEKCFAEKANLLTHLRSHTGEKPHLCSECGKCFVHKSQLVAHKRIHTGERPFSCSECGKYFGQRSYLLIHQRTHTGEKPFSCSECGKCFAYKKSLVAHQRSHTGEKPFSCSECGKCFANKSFIVTHQRTHIGEKPYSCSECGKSFVEKSHLHRHQRSHTGEKPYSCSECGKCFVQKSVLVSHQRTHTGEKPYSCSECGIYFGHKSYLLTHQRSHTGEKPFSCSECGKCFARKSHLKNHQKTHTGEKPFSCSECGKCFKKKSHLVIHRRTHTGGKPFSS; encoded by the exons ATGGATTTGGACAAGAAAAAAATGGGAGAAAGGCTATTACAACTCACCCTAGAGATCGTCttgcggcttactggagag gattacaaagtagtgaaaaaaatctctagtgagcgctgtcgggccgctgtgtctgagggatggggaagatccctgagacatgaggacatcaatgaccagaagatcttagacctcacctacaagatgattgagctgctgactggagag GTTTCTATAAGGTATCAGGATGTCTCCGTCTATTTCTCAATGgaagagtgggagtatttagaagaacacaaagatgtgtacaaggacgtcatgttggagtttccccagcccctcacatcaccag ttctatccagtaagaggacaacaccagagagatgtccccatcatcTTCTACCACAGGACTgtgaacaagaagatcccaatgttcctcaggatcatcag gctgAAGATCTGacgcatattaatactacagagatatATGTGAGAGGTGATGAGGGGTGTAAAGAGGCGATTCCTACAGAAAACCGACCAG atgactgtatcaGGAGATCAGAGGTACAACTGAcagcttcaatttttaaatcagatgaactTGAGATCCCACGGGATACAATTGAAGAAATTGTCATTActtcagatataccatcatcccttcacagcaaagatctatcaaCTGATCTTTCGAAACTGGTCCTAACTTCTCATTCATTACAAATTACTAAGCACAATAAAAGtcagaaaagaggcattaaaaaacaaactgcactTAAAGCAAAGAAGCCAATTACACATTCACAATATGGAAATAGTTTGCCCCTCAAAATCTCTTTTGTTAAACATCACAAAATTCACACAGAAGAGAAGAGATTCCCTTGTTCCAAATGTGAGAGATATTTTAACtataaatcagatcttgttaggcaTGAGAGAATTCATACTGGGGAGAAGCCatactcatgttcagaatgtgagaaatgttttgcagAGAAAGCAAATCTTCTCACACAtctgagaagtcacacaggggagaagccgcatctatgttcagaatgtgggaaatgttttgtacatAAATCACAGCTTGTTGCAcataagagaattcacacaggggagagacctttttcatgttcagaatgtgggaaatattttggacAGAGATCATATCTTcttatacatcagagaactcacacaggagaaaagcctttttcatgttcagaatgtggtaaatgttttgcatataaaaaatcgcttgttgcacatcagagaagtcacacaggggagaagcctttttcatgctcagaatgtggtaaatgttttgcaAATAAATCATTTattgttacacaccagagaactcacataggggagaagccatattcatgctcagaatgtggaaaaagtTTTGTAGAGAAATCACACCTTCATAgacaccagagaagtcacacaggggagaagccatattcatgttcagaatgtggaaaatgttttgttcaGAAATCagttcttgttagccaccagagaactcacacaggggagaaaccgtattcatgttcagaatgtggaatatATTTTGGACATAAATCATATCTTCTTACACaccaaagaagtcacacaggggaaaagcctttttcatgttcagaatgtggaaaatgttttgcacgGAAATCACACCTTAAGAACCaccaaaaaactcacacaggggagaagcctttttcatgttcagaatgtggaaagtgttttaaAAAGAAATCGCACCTTGTTATACaccggagaactcacacaggggggaAACCTTTTTCCTCTTAA